A stretch of Alligator mississippiensis isolate rAllMis1 chromosome 14, rAllMis1, whole genome shotgun sequence DNA encodes these proteins:
- the GPR25 gene encoding probable G-protein coupled receptor 25, which produces MTTEAWTTGFEMSGDYELGDLCQHLKLPYAHVYIPILYFLVFFIGFIGNLFVIVLMAVKKGNKRMVDNFVLNLAVADLVFVCTLPFWALSAAHNNHWYFGESLCKVSSYIISVNRCSSILFLTGMGVERYLVVTKRVRSKSSVTKKCIFTTCGCIWAVSLLLGIPSLLYRKLNASDKFCQDEDSSAYQKYSLALLILTFLLPLGVILFCYCSICNKLLSHISVGKGTKNSLKIIFTIITTFICFWLPFNAFKAFLILSSPSELDQEASLSCSAQIAVKWGLSLSTYLAFMNSCINPIIYAFMDHHFRRRVQLHCFRFFGVSQKTTQNWVFSSSAAESSLMFASRNKPSSPMSHQPSM; this is translated from the coding sequence ATGACAACTGAAGCCTGGACAACTGGTTTTGAAATGTCTGGAGATTACGAGCTGGGAGATTTATGCCAACATCTGAAGCTGCCCTACGCTCATGTCTACATTCCCATCCTCTACTTCCTTGTTTTTTTCATCGGCTTCATTGGCAACCTCTTTGTAATTGTGCTGATGGCCGTGAAGAAGGGCAACAAGAGGATGGTGGATAACTTTGTCCTGAACCTGGCTGTAGCTGACCTGGTCTTCGTCTGCACCCTGCCTTTCTGGGCGCTGTCAGCAGCTCATAATAATCACTGGTACTTCGGAGAAAGCCTATGCAAGGTCAGCAGCTACATCATCTCTGTGAACCGCTGTTCCAGCATCCTATTCTTAACGGGCATGGGCGTGGAGCGTTACCTGGTGGTCACGAAACGTGTGCGCTCCAAGTCCTCCGTGACTAAGAAATGTATCTTCACCACCTGTGGCTGCATTTGGGCTGTCTCTCTCCTTCTGGGCATCCCATCTCTGCTGTACAGGAAGCTCAACGCCTCTGATAAATTTTGTCAGGATGAGGACTCTTCCGCTTACCAGAAGTATAGCCTGGCTTTGCTCATCTTGACCTTTCTCCTACCCTTAGGGGTCATCTTGTTCTGCTATTGTTCCATCTGCAACAAGCTGCTGAGCCACATCAGTGTGGGAAAGGGGACAAAGAACTCCCTCAAGATCATCTTCACCATCATCACCACCttcatctgcttctggctgccctTCAATGCCTTTAAAGCATTCCTCATTCTCTCTAGTCCTTCAGAGCTCGACCAAGAAGCATCACTCTCTTGCTCAGCACAGATTGCTGTCAAATGGGGTCTGAGCCTTAGTACTTACTTGGCTTTCATGAACAGTTGCATCAATCCCATCATCTATGCCTTTATGGATCACCACTTCCGTCGCCGGGTGCAGCTACACTGTTTCCGCTTCTTCGGCGTGTCCCAGAAGACAACCCAGAACTGGGTCTTCTCTTCATCTGCTGCTGAGTCCAGCCTCATGTTTGCCAGCAGGAATAAGCCATCATCACCTATGTCCCATCAACCAAGTATGTAA